CCCCACTTGCGGAAGCGAACATCGGCGAGGACGCGGCTGCCTGAGCGAAGCGGCTGGATACCGTGATCGAAGCGGCGGCATTTGCCAGCCGGGGTCGGGTCGAACAGGTCGCACGTCGCGTAGCACGCGGGCGCGGCGCACTCGGTGCAATGTTCGGCAAAGCTCAGGAAGGCGCGGGCGGCGGGCGTTACAGGCGCCGGAAGCGGCGCCTCCGTCGCGGTGGGCGGCGGCGCTTTCAGGCGGGTGTCGAACTGGAAAACGGCCATCCCGGCAGGGGCCTCAGCGCAAGTGGCGGCGCGCGAAGCGCGATGCGGCGCGCCGGATGCGGGTCGCGGGGCGGGCATGGCCGGAGAGGATCGCGCCGATTTCCGCATCGGTCATGTCGTCCCGGATCGAGGTGCGGTTCCATATCCGCGCGCTGGGTCGAAAAGTGCCTCGGTCGCTGGTCAGGATGCGCGCAAACCCTTCTTCCTGCAGCCGGCGGATCACCCGCCGGTCGTAGGCGCCGAAGGGGATCGCCACCTCGTCCACCGACCGTCCGGCCGCCGCCGCGATGGTGTGGCGGGCGCCGACCAGTTCGTCCGCCAGCGCATTTTCGTCGAGCCGCCGCCAGTCCAGGTGGTCGCGCCCATGCAGCCCCACGGTCATTCCCCCGCGCACCAGCGACCGGAGATCGGCGGCTGACAAGTATCTTGGCCGCCCGATTCGTCCCGCTAACACGTAGAAACGCCCGGTCATCCGCGGCGCGCAAGGGCGTCTGCCGCCATGATGTCACTGGCGTTGCCGTCGTCGAAGGTCACGACGAAACGGGCCGGGTCCGGGGAGCGGGCTATGCGGCCGAGTATCTGCTCGAAGCGTTCCAGCGGGAGCCAGAACGGACGTTCGTCTTCCGCGACGGCGGTGTGCGGCGTGCCGAGACCATGGAAATTCACGGCCACATGACGTCCATGCGCTGAGGGCTGCGTGCTCATGGATCAGGCGCGAAGGCGATTGCGGCCGCCTGCGGCGTGATGACGCGGCGGACTTCCGCAGGCGGGGCCATGCCGAGGAGGCCGGTCATCACCGCTCGCGCCTCGGCAAAGGCCCCCTGCAGGGCGAGTTGCGCGGCCTTCGCCATGCCGTAGGCCAGGGCCCCCGGAACGGAGCGGGGTGCGAAGCGGCGGAGGAAGCGGATGCGGTTGCGATAATTGAAATAGTTGGAAAACGGGCTGGGCCGGCGATCGAAGGAGCCCGTGCCGGTCACGGTCCCGCCATGATGGAGTACGACCGCGTTCGGCACCTGGCGCAAGGGGAGGTCGCCGCGCCGGAAGGCCCAGTCCACCTCTTCGTAATAAATGAAGTAATCCTCGCGCATCAGCCCCACGGTTTCGAGGAACCGGCGCGAGGCCACGCACGATGCGCCGCTGATGAAATCGATCGCGCTCGCGGGCGGCACTGCGGCCGCGTTGGCTGGCCGGTCGAGGTTGGCGGAGTGGCATACGCCGGTCGCCAGCGTTACCGTGCCCCCATCGGTCTGCACCACATCGGGCCGCGCATGATAGACGACACGCCCGCGCATCAGGCCGAATGCGCCGTCCGCCCCGGCTTCGACGAAACGCGCCGCGGCATCGGGCCGCGCCTGGCAATCGGGGTTGAGGAGCCAGAACAGGCCGAGCCCGGGCTCCGCTGCGAGCACTTCCAACGCGCGGTTCGTGGCCCAGGCGAAGCCGTGATTGACCGGGGCGGACAGTAAGGTGAGATCGGCGGCCGCGCGCGTGATCGCGCCGACCGGTCCTTCCGCGAAGGTGATGCGTCCCCCAGCAGCGGCCGCCCATGCGCGGACGGCCGTTATTGTGCCGTCATCGCTCGCGTTATCTACGATCACCACGCGCACGCGGACGCCCTGCGATTTAAACACGCTGTCGAGACACGCGGCGATGATCGCTTCGGACTGGTACCCGACGATTGCCACCCCGATATCGGGGGCGCGCTCTTCCAGGTCGGATCCGGCGATGGCGGTCATCGGGGCAGGCTTTGGCCAACGCGCGAGATCAAGTCCAGCGATGAGGAAGGCCGGGGCAACCGGATTGGATTAGCCGATGGCCTGCACCCGCGCCGAACGTATCCGCCTTCGCAACCACGCGCCGAACACGACGATCGGTGCGGCGAACCATGCGAGGTAGAACCATCCTTTCGGTCCGTCAGCCATCGCGCAGCCGATCATCCTGGCAACGCGCGCGCGCCGCCCGGTGCCGGTGTCGCTGCATGCAAGATCGAGCCCCAGGATATCCGGCAGCATGATGTCGCCGGCAATCCCGATCGCGAAGATCGTCAGGCCCACCGCCAGCTGCCAGCCGCCGATCGTGATCGTGAGCGGCGGCTGGTCGTTGTCCTTCACTGGCAGGTGCTTACTGGCACGCCAGGCATTCGTCGTAGTCGGTCGTCGGCAGTTCGTACTTCGCCGCCTCGGGGGTGTTGTCCGCTTCCACCCCGCCGGCGAACCCTGCGCGCTGCACGCTCTTGGAGCGGAGGTAATAGAGGCTCTTGATCCCCTTCTCCCACGCCTGGAAGTGGAGCATCGCGAGATCCCACTTGTCGACATCCGCCGGGATGAACAGGTTGAGGCTCTGCGCCTGGTCGATGAACGGCGTGCGGTCGGCCGCGAATTCGAGCAGCCAGCGCTGGTCGATCTCGAAGCTGGTCTTGTAAACCGCCTTTTCCTCCGGCGTCAGGAAGTCGAGGTGCTGGACCGATCCGCCCTTTTCCAGGATCGAGTTCCACACGTTGGTGGAATTCTTCGCCTTCTGGTCGAGCAGCTTTTCCAGGTAGGGGTTCTTCACCACGAAGCTGC
This sequence is a window from Tsuneonella aeria. Protein-coding genes within it:
- a CDS encoding glycosyltransferase family 2 protein, with protein sequence MTAIAGSDLEERAPDIGVAIVGYQSEAIIAACLDSVFKSQGVRVRVVIVDNASDDGTITAVRAWAAAAGGRITFAEGPVGAITRAAADLTLLSAPVNHGFAWATNRALEVLAAEPGLGLFWLLNPDCQARPDAAARFVEAGADGAFGLMRGRVVYHARPDVVQTDGGTVTLATGVCHSANLDRPANAAAVPPASAIDFISGASCVASRRFLETVGLMREDYFIYYEEVDWAFRRGDLPLRQVPNAVVLHHGGTVTGTGSFDRRPSPFSNYFNYRNRIRFLRRFAPRSVPGALAYGMAKAAQLALQGAFAEARAVMTGLLGMAPPAEVRRVITPQAAAIAFAPDP
- a CDS encoding polysaccharide deacetylase family protein, with the protein product MTGRFYVLAGRIGRPRYLSAADLRSLVRGGMTVGLHGRDHLDWRRLDENALADELVGARHTIAAAAGRSVDEVAIPFGAYDRRVIRRLQEEGFARILTSDRGTFRPSARIWNRTSIRDDMTDAEIGAILSGHARPATRIRRAASRFARRHLR